The following coding sequences are from one Halomicrobium zhouii window:
- a CDS encoding helix-turn-helix transcriptional regulator — translation MSMAAVEANLSDDERAGLELIRESGGIHQSDFWKELDVSSRKGSRIVESLFEKDMIQREDTVYEGHNTYYLTPAPRDLDFSLLMAGDQLSPFVGDEEIDPSSDTFSQWVMNLAYEE, via the coding sequence ATGAGCATGGCAGCCGTCGAGGCGAACCTCTCCGACGACGAGCGTGCCGGTCTCGAACTCATCCGCGAATCCGGGGGTATCCACCAGAGTGACTTCTGGAAGGAACTCGACGTCTCCTCCCGCAAGGGGAGCCGCATCGTCGAGTCGCTGTTCGAGAAGGATATGATCCAGCGCGAGGACACCGTCTACGAGGGCCACAACACCTACTACCTGACGCCGGCCCCACGCGACCTGGACTTCTCGCTGCTGATGGCCGGCGACCAACTTTCCCCCTTCGTCGGCGACGAGGAGATCGACCCGAGCAGCGACACGTTCTCCCAGTGGGTCATGAACCTCGCGTACGAGGAGTAG
- a CDS encoding NRDE family protein codes for MCTLVFAWQAFDDYLAVAANRDEQVGRPSSPPAVRDWEPDVVAPVDEEAGGTWIGYNEHGVFAAITNRWVDGSFGGERSRGLLVRDALRSETAEDAARYVERAVRDDEYDGFNLVVADENAALYFEWDGQLAVSNLQPGVHVVVNVGADGQYRIPEVRQEAGEDQAANADRLRDHLQPKPGEDSQSWLDRAQTAVSDHEYGVCVHGDGFGTRSSSLLTLGEDEQTHRYADGPPCRTEYRPVESQV; via the coding sequence GTGTGTACCCTCGTCTTCGCATGGCAGGCGTTCGACGACTATCTCGCCGTCGCAGCGAACCGTGACGAACAGGTCGGACGACCATCTTCGCCCCCGGCCGTCCGCGACTGGGAACCCGACGTCGTCGCGCCGGTCGACGAGGAGGCCGGCGGAACGTGGATCGGCTACAACGAGCACGGCGTCTTCGCGGCTATCACGAACCGCTGGGTCGACGGCTCGTTCGGCGGCGAGCGCTCCAGGGGCCTGCTCGTCCGCGACGCGCTCCGGAGCGAGACGGCCGAGGACGCGGCCCGGTACGTCGAACGCGCGGTGCGAGACGACGAGTACGACGGGTTCAACCTCGTCGTCGCCGACGAGAACGCCGCGCTGTACTTCGAGTGGGACGGCCAGCTGGCCGTCTCGAACCTCCAGCCCGGCGTCCACGTCGTCGTCAACGTCGGCGCCGACGGCCAGTACCGCATCCCCGAGGTTCGCCAGGAGGCCGGCGAGGACCAGGCCGCCAACGCCGACCGCCTGCGTGACCACCTGCAGCCGAAGCCCGGCGAGGACAGCCAGTCGTGGCTCGACCGCGCCCAGACGGCCGTCTCGGACCACGAGTACGGCGTCTGCGTGCACGGGGACGGGTTCGGGACCCGGTCCTCGTCGCTCCTGACGCTCGGCGAGGACGAGCAGACGCACCGCTACGCCGACGGACCGCCGTGCCGGACGGAGTACCGGCCGGTCGAAAGTCAGGTTTAA
- a CDS encoding 1,4-dihydroxy-2-naphthoate polyprenyltransferase: MATADADVSKTKAWLMAARPQTLPAGSAPVVVGVGLAVHDGVFAWLPAVAALVGALLIQVGTNFANDYYDAVKGADTEDREGFTRVTAGGLIPPERVKLAMVATYALAVVVGVYLVAIGGVPILVVGLSSILAGVLYTGGPYPYGYRGLGDLFVFVYFGLVAVTGTYYVQAVTFADAGLFPLGLPADTLPLTAVVASLPAAGLSTALLVVNNVRDRETDAEAGKRTLAVMLGYRASRVEFSLLVGMAYVVPVLLALDDRFGLWALAPLLSLPLALSVGRTVMRRTDGEALNPALERVGQTLFAHSLLFAAGLAAPALL, encoded by the coding sequence ATGGCTACCGCAGACGCTGACGTCTCGAAGACCAAGGCCTGGCTGATGGCGGCCAGGCCCCAGACGCTCCCGGCCGGGTCCGCGCCCGTCGTCGTCGGCGTGGGCCTGGCCGTCCACGACGGGGTGTTCGCCTGGCTCCCCGCCGTCGCCGCGCTCGTCGGGGCGCTGTTGATCCAGGTCGGGACGAACTTCGCCAACGACTACTACGACGCCGTGAAGGGCGCCGACACCGAGGACCGCGAGGGGTTCACCAGGGTCACCGCAGGCGGCCTCATCCCGCCCGAGCGGGTCAAACTCGCGATGGTCGCGACCTACGCCCTCGCCGTCGTCGTCGGCGTCTACCTCGTCGCCATCGGTGGCGTGCCCATCCTCGTCGTGGGCCTGAGTAGCATCCTCGCCGGCGTCCTCTACACCGGCGGTCCCTACCCATACGGCTACCGCGGCCTCGGCGACCTGTTCGTCTTCGTCTACTTCGGCCTCGTCGCGGTGACCGGCACCTACTACGTCCAGGCCGTCACGTTCGCCGACGCGGGCCTCTTCCCCCTCGGGCTTCCCGCCGACACCCTCCCGCTCACCGCCGTCGTCGCGAGCCTCCCGGCCGCGGGCCTCTCGACGGCCCTCCTCGTCGTCAACAACGTCCGGGACCGCGAAACTGACGCCGAAGCCGGGAAGCGAACGCTCGCGGTGATGCTCGGCTACCGGGCGAGCCGAGTCGAGTTCTCTCTTCTCGTCGGGATGGCCTACGTCGTCCCGGTGCTTCTCGCACTGGACGACCGGTTCGGGCTCTGGGCGCTCGCACCGCTGCTGTCGCTCCCACTCGCGCTCTCTGTTGGGCGGACAGTCATGCGTCGAACCGACGGGGAGGCGCTGAATCCGGCGCTCGAACGGGTGGGCCAGACGCTGTTCGCCCACTCGCTCCTGTTCGCCGCCGGCCTCGCCGCCCCTGCCCTCCTATGA
- a CDS encoding mandelate racemase/muconate lactonizing enzyme family protein → MSIDEFSLALSTPLETASGPIETRQGLLARYDHRDETGLGEATPLPGWTESLSACRSTLGRALETAESEGHASALLDLEVADAPAARHGFTTALFDADARAEGVPLYQWLDEDRRCESVPVNATIGDADASETVERAQTAVDRGFDCLKLKVGARPVAADVDRVRAVREAVGDGVTLRADANAAWSREEAVSALEEFGPLDVAYVEQPLPADDLDGLADLAGGPVGVAVDETLVDHRVAEVLERDAADVLIVKPMVLGGPGDAHTIATRARDAGVEPVVTTTVDGVVARTAAVHVAAAIPDVAPCGLATAELLAEDLGPDPAPVDDGRITVPQSPGLGMDPSEVGP, encoded by the coding sequence ATGAGTATCGACGAGTTCTCCCTCGCGCTGTCGACGCCCCTGGAGACGGCCAGTGGCCCCATCGAAACGCGCCAGGGCCTGCTCGCCCGGTACGATCACCGGGACGAGACGGGCCTTGGCGAGGCGACGCCGCTGCCCGGCTGGACCGAGTCCCTGTCGGCCTGCCGGTCGACGCTCGGTCGGGCGCTCGAAACCGCCGAATCCGAGGGGCACGCCTCGGCGCTGCTGGACCTGGAAGTCGCCGACGCGCCGGCCGCCCGGCACGGGTTCACGACGGCGCTGTTCGACGCGGACGCTCGCGCAGAGGGCGTCCCCCTCTACCAGTGGCTCGACGAGGACCGCCGATGCGAATCGGTGCCCGTCAACGCCACGATCGGCGACGCCGACGCGTCCGAGACGGTCGAACGGGCTCAGACCGCCGTCGACCGCGGCTTCGACTGCCTGAAGCTGAAGGTCGGCGCCCGACCGGTCGCCGCGGACGTCGACCGCGTCCGTGCCGTCCGGGAGGCGGTCGGCGACGGCGTGACGCTCCGCGCCGACGCGAACGCCGCGTGGTCCCGCGAGGAGGCCGTGTCCGCCCTCGAAGAGTTCGGCCCCCTCGACGTGGCGTACGTCGAGCAACCGCTCCCGGCCGACGACCTCGACGGCCTGGCCGACCTCGCTGGCGGCCCCGTCGGCGTCGCGGTCGACGAGACGCTCGTCGACCACCGCGTCGCCGAGGTCCTCGAACGCGACGCGGCAGACGTCCTGATCGTCAAGCCGATGGTCCTCGGCGGGCCGGGGGACGCACACACCATCGCGACGCGCGCTCGCGACGCGGGTGTGGAACCCGTCGTGACGACGACCGTCGACGGCGTCGTCGCGCGGACCGCGGCAGTCCACGTCGCCGCGGCGATTCCGGACGTCGCCCCCTGCGGGCTGGCGACGGCCGAACTGCTGGCCGAGGACCTCGGTCCGGACCCGGCGCCTGTCGACGACGGTCGAATTACTGTTCCGCAGTCACCCGGTCTCGGGATGGATCCCTCGGAGGTCGGACCGTGA
- a CDS encoding class I adenylate-forming enzyme family protein, with protein MTLPGPGEWPVDAPLDYPTADLLGARAEATPDETALVDAESGDCWRYGEFDRRVARRLAGLQSSFDLGPGDRVGFMLNTGVRFAELYFATARAGAAAVLLNVRVDAGTLATQASRAGLDVLVCSADTETTAVDVAPDGVHVVTVDEPNSPAVDALAPGSGDEATPVDCAADAERLLMFTSGTTGDPKGVRLTLDNLVSSAVGSAHRLGVAPDDRWLVCLPMYHMGGLAPLVRSTLYGTTTVLQSEFDPDATARVIEDHNVTCVSLVPTMLKRLLDAGWTPPDHLRFVLLGGGPTPESLVDRCESRGVPVCPTYGATETASQVATALPETAFEHRGTVGTPLRGTTVTIVDDSEEPRPTGDVGEIVVDGPTVTPGYLDEEHTAVAFGPRGFETGDLGYRDEGGRLWVVGRVDDQIVTGGENVQPAAVAATIRELAGVEDVAVVGIPDREWGERVGALVERSDATLSVSELRDRCRDELADYEVPKTVRFAEALPRTASGTVDRERARSLLAEE; from the coding sequence GTGACGCTTCCTGGACCCGGCGAGTGGCCGGTCGATGCCCCACTCGACTACCCGACGGCGGACCTCTTGGGCGCCCGGGCAGAGGCGACGCCGGACGAAACCGCGCTCGTCGACGCCGAATCCGGCGATTGCTGGCGCTACGGCGAGTTCGATCGCCGGGTCGCGCGCCGTCTCGCTGGCCTTCAGTCGAGCTTCGACCTGGGGCCAGGCGACCGCGTCGGATTCATGCTGAACACCGGCGTTCGCTTCGCCGAACTGTACTTCGCAACGGCGCGCGCCGGCGCCGCCGCCGTGCTCCTGAACGTTCGCGTGGACGCGGGGACGCTCGCGACGCAGGCGAGCCGCGCAGGGCTGGACGTGCTGGTCTGTTCTGCGGACACCGAGACGACCGCCGTCGACGTCGCTCCCGACGGCGTTCACGTCGTGACTGTCGACGAGCCGAACTCTCCTGCAGTCGACGCGCTCGCACCCGGCTCCGGTGACGAAGCGACGCCGGTCGACTGCGCCGCGGACGCGGAGCGACTGCTCATGTTCACTTCGGGTACGACCGGCGACCCGAAGGGCGTCCGACTCACGCTGGACAATCTCGTGTCGAGCGCGGTTGGGTCGGCCCACCGGCTCGGCGTCGCCCCCGACGACCGCTGGCTCGTCTGCCTGCCGATGTACCACATGGGCGGGCTCGCTCCACTCGTTCGGTCGACGCTCTACGGGACGACGACGGTCCTCCAGTCAGAATTCGATCCCGACGCGACAGCGCGCGTTATCGAGGACCACAACGTCACCTGCGTCTCGCTGGTCCCCACGATGCTCAAGCGGCTGCTCGACGCCGGGTGGACGCCGCCGGATCACCTCCGGTTCGTCCTGCTCGGGGGCGGGCCGACGCCGGAGTCCCTGGTCGACCGCTGCGAGTCGCGCGGCGTTCCCGTCTGTCCGACCTACGGCGCGACGGAGACCGCATCGCAGGTCGCGACGGCGCTCCCCGAGACGGCGTTCGAGCACCGGGGCACGGTGGGAACGCCGCTTCGCGGAACCACGGTCACCATCGTCGACGATTCCGAGGAACCCCGCCCGACAGGTGACGTCGGCGAGATCGTCGTCGACGGACCGACGGTCACGCCCGGCTACCTGGACGAAGAGCACACCGCGGTTGCGTTCGGTCCGCGCGGCTTCGAGACGGGTGACCTGGGCTACCGGGACGAGGGCGGCCGCCTCTGGGTGGTCGGCCGCGTCGACGACCAGATCGTCACCGGCGGGGAGAACGTCCAGCCCGCCGCTGTGGCGGCCACGATTCGCGAGTTAGCGGGCGTCGAAGACGTCGCGGTCGTCGGGATACCGGACCGGGAGTGGGGCGAGCGCGTCGGCGCGCTCGTCGAACGGTCCGACGCCACGCTCTCCGTCTCCGAACTGCGGGACCGCTGTCGCGACGAACTGGCCGACTACGAGGTGCCCAAGACCGTGCGATTCGCCGAGGCGCTGCCGCGAACCGCCTCGGGGACCGTCGACAGGGAGCGCGCCCGTTCACTGCTCGCCGAGGAGTGA
- a CDS encoding NUDIX domain-containing protein → MVAVEPEYCHQCGEKLVVQTIHGRERKVCPACGHVHFRNAVPAADVIVRDETDVLLMEPFGRDAWELPGGHPEIEEEPVDAATRELAEETGVEAKPADLRLLSVVHSTHRELHYNMITYVVDYEETEGSVIPGEEARDVKFWPLERIFSSPAETRQIDRRVLQLSFDR, encoded by the coding sequence ATGGTCGCTGTCGAGCCAGAGTATTGTCACCAATGTGGAGAGAAACTGGTTGTGCAGACGATTCACGGACGAGAGCGAAAGGTCTGTCCTGCCTGCGGACACGTCCATTTCAGGAACGCTGTTCCTGCGGCAGACGTCATCGTCAGAGATGAAACGGACGTCCTATTGATGGAGCCATTTGGGAGAGACGCATGGGAACTTCCCGGCGGTCATCCGGAGATTGAAGAAGAGCCAGTAGATGCGGCGACACGAGAACTCGCAGAGGAGACTGGCGTGGAAGCGAAGCCAGCCGACCTGAGACTCCTATCTGTCGTCCACAGCACTCATCGGGAATTGCACTACAACATGATCACCTACGTCGTGGACTACGAGGAAACCGAGGGGAGCGTAATACCGGGCGAGGAAGCGAGGGACGTCAAATTCTGGCCGCTCGAACGGATCTTTTCTTCGCCGGCTGAAACCCGGCAAATTGATCGGCGAGTGTTACAACTGTCATTCGACCGGTAA